From the genome of Candidatus Obscuribacterales bacterium:
ATCTGTTGGTTGCCGGCATGACAGGCTTTCGTTTCATTGAGCTTGCCTGGTATTTGCCCCTGCTGCCTGTTTTAGTGGCGGTAAATTGGTTTCTGGCAGGATTTGTACTTATCCCCATCAAGGAACTGTTGGATTCAACAACCAAACTGGCACATGCCGATATAAGGCAACGACTTGATATCAGTCCCAATGAGTTGAATGAAACATCTGAAGTTCGCAAAGCATTCAACAGATTGCTTAACAGACTGGAAGAATCGCTCAATATCCAGTGTCAATTCGTAGCTGATGCCAGCCACGAGTTGCGTACACCGCTAACCTCCATTCAGGGTTATACAAAACTTCTGCAGCGCAGAGGAACAGGAATTGATCCGCAATTGCTTTCAGAAGCCTTGCAGACTATTTCTGATGAGTCCGGACGTTTGATTCGTTTGGTCTCTGACTTATTGCAATTGGCTCGAGCTGACGCCGGACAGCAAGTATTGGCGCAAATTGAAGTCGTCGATATGCGTACTGTTGTAGCCTCTGTGGAGGACACAGTGTCGGTAATTGCCCCTGAGCAGATTGAAACAAGATTTGTGATACCGCAACAACCAATTTGGGTTTATGCCGATGCGGATAGATTGAAACAGGTGTTGTTGAATTTGACTAATAATGCTATTAAGGCGACGCAAGCCGGTGGCAAGGTAACCGTCACTTTGCGGTCTAGCAGCACAGACGCAATAATTCGTGTGATGGATACGGGCATTGGTATTGCGCCTGCGGATCAACAAAGAATATTTGATCGTTTCTTCCGTATTGAACGTTCGCGTACACGCAGTAGACTTTACGGCGGTGGTACCGGTCTGGGACTGGCTATCGCTCTTACGATTATTAAGGCTCACCGTGGTGGCATTGACCTCGAGAGCGAGTTAAACAAAGGCTCCACATTCACCGTGAAGATTCCGTTGGCGACATCTGATCAAATTGCGAAGAAGCTTGAGGCGATGCAACAGGCTGAGGAGATCAACAAGATTTCCATCGGCGCATTGAATGATATGAAAGAGGCAGACGGCAATATCCGCTCAAGAGAAGTTACGGCGAATAGCGAGAGCTAGTTTGTTGTTCTGCGCTACTTCGTAGGCGCTGCAGCTGAGGCGTTTAGAATGTCGCTGATGTCTCTTACACCCATGATGAATGGGTGCATGACAGAGAAGTTCTTCTGCATCTGTTCCAGCGTGCGCACAGTGACATTGTCGGGTACTATTGCGCCGATGATTGTGTACTTATTGTCCAAGTGTGGTGCCTCTCCAAGCATTATGGAGAACGATGTTACGGCAGTATTCGGATTATCGTAGTGTGCCATACTAAGCGAGCCTTTCTTGTGAATAGTGCCCGTTGGTGTTTCAAGCGGGAGTCTTCTGAGCATAGATTCAACAGAATGAGAGAGCTGTCCGCTACCATCGACTTTTTTTTGGGCTTCGCTTATTTGCAGTACGAAATTAGGTTCGTATCTATCTATTGGTGTACCGTCAAAAGCACCGGCTGTTAACAACTTGTAGATCTGTGTGACATTTTGAGGAGCCAATTGAGGATTGAGAGCGATATGTAATTTTCCGGCAGAAGTATAAAGTTCAAGCATCTTTAGTGAGTTGAGAACCGGTCCGTCAGTCTTAGGATCGAACAATGGATACGGTGGCATGACATCGTAGATGCTTTTTGTTTTACTGCAGATTTGCTCGCTGTCTGTATTGGCGGAATTCCTTACCCCGCAGAAAGGCGCTTCATTTTTTGAGTCGGATGCTGTGTGAATGCCAGCGGCAGCCGAGGCAATTTGTGAGTCTTTCCAGTCCGGCTTAGTGAATCCCTCGTCTCCCACATAAAGCCCGTGTGAGACCATAGAGTCTTGTTTTTCATTGGTTGAATTTTCGTAAGTCGCTTCCAATTGATAGTGTTCGTTGCCCTTAATTGGAATCCCTGTTTTGGAATAGATGTTGTCTATATTGAGAATTTCCAAGCCGCCTTTTGTCTTGGTGGTAACAGTTGATGTAAAAATCGGCTTTTTCGTATCGCCACTGCATTGAACGAGCGAAGCTTTGGTGCAGAGGGGATGAATGTGTGTCCACGCGGCATAAAGCAGCACATCCCTACTGCCAAAC
Proteins encoded in this window:
- a CDS encoding peptidylprolyl isomerase yields the protein MRFPLILAFTLTVCLTAVNPVPAKDVKTSEGTIKIMSVTVGPFDLHRKYRSMEGPWVAQDFRLGDLVASEQVTIPESAVTFVEGNTQAPAMNSSKEPSMNGAGGAISSSKNVTGLVDASSTKRELLWFKGVKLEVIDENGKVLPTAEFICHFNMDVDPAMRKSLFPGALTSGNTRVMTLTQGQTSFHFPEGTAVPCASDELWRFTFQAANRTSETHRRVKHRMTLEFIKDSQAQGQMKALAWYVPYIAVVTDGSSPEAMAAEHSGGPNCMVTSSGDNAPNSVKAAVFKDRFGRNLTGHWIIPPGTSTWSTPISDQRDPGFGSRDVLLYAAWTHIHPLCTKASLVQCSGDTKKPIFTSTVTTKTKGGLEILNIDNIYSKTGIPIKGNEHYQLEATYENSTNEKQDSMVSHGLYVGDEGFTKPDWKDSQIASAAAGIHTASDSKNEAPFCGVRNSANTDSEQICSKTKSIYDVMPPYPLFDPKTDGPVLNSLKMLELYTSAGKLHIALNPQLAPQNVTQIYKLLTAGAFDGTPIDRYEPNFVLQISEAQKKVDGSGQLSHSVESMLRRLPLETPTGTIHKKGSLSMAHYDNPNTAVTSFSIMLGEAPHLDNKYTIIGAIVPDNVTVRTLEQMQKNFSVMHPFIMGVRDISDILNASAAAPTK
- a CDS encoding HAMP domain-containing histidine kinase, yielding MKQFSLSRSMRARMTLVMSASGILPIIICHLLVAGMTGFRFIELAWYLPLLPVLVAVNWFLAGFVLIPIKELLDSTTKLAHADIRQRLDISPNELNETSEVRKAFNRLLNRLEESLNIQCQFVADASHELRTPLTSIQGYTKLLQRRGTGIDPQLLSEALQTISDESGRLIRLVSDLLQLARADAGQQVLAQIEVVDMRTVVASVEDTVSVIAPEQIETRFVIPQQPIWVYADADRLKQVLLNLTNNAIKATQAGGKVTVTLRSSSTDAIIRVMDTGIGIAPADQQRIFDRFFRIERSRTRSRLYGGGTGLGLAIALTIIKAHRGGIDLESELNKGSTFTVKIPLATSDQIAKKLEAMQQAEEINKISIGALNDMKEADGNIRSREVTANSES